ACATTAATGTTCTTTTCTCCTTCATACTTATCATCTCCCTTCTCAATACTCATACTTTCTTTAAAGAATATTATACATTAATACAAAATATTAAACTTCTAAAAAGATTATAAAACAAAAAGCCTCTCATCCCAAACAGGCCCAATAATTGGACTTGTTAGGGACGAGAGACTAATAATTTCTCGCGTTGCCACCCTATTTGGTCATAAAAGCAACCCACTCTATAGTCTGATAACGGTATGCCAACCGGATTAGCTTATATTCACTAATCACTCCTAGGTGGATTCAATCTTTCTTTATATCAACTTACAGCAACCGTTGACTCTCTAAAAAATAAAGAAATGATTTACTATTCCTATTCATCGTTTTTAATATATATGCAATTTATTTTGTTCTTTGTTTATGAAATATTATACAATATGATAAATTAAAATGCAAGTCTTTTGGTATTAAATTAAATATAAAATTATCTATAATAGAAACCTAATTTATTATTTTTAAAGTTATTTTCCATTCCCAAAAATGTATTTAATAATTTATTGCTTAAGCCCTCATTGAAAGAACTTAATAAACGCTCTATTGGAGATAATTGATTATAATAAACTAAATTAGGCTCTCCTTCTATTCCAACTAATTCAGCTAAATAATCTACTGCATCATAAAAGTTTCCTAATTCATCTACTAAGCCCAAACTTTTAGCTTGTTCACCACTATAGACCCTGCCATCAGCCAATTTTTTAACTATTTTTTCCTCCATATCTCTACCTTCGATAACTACATTGACAAATTGTTGATATACACCTTCTACCATGGTCTGCAAAATTTCCCTCTCTTCTTCATTCATCTCCCTATCTGGATTGCCTAAATCTTTATATTTTCTACTCTTTATAGTTATATAATCAATTCCAACCTTATTATATAGCTCCTCTAGATTAGTAAATTGCATTATTACACCAATACTACCTGTCATGGTAGCAGGATTGGCATAGATTTTATCAGAAGCCATAGAAACATAATAACCACCAGAAGCAGCCATATCCCCCATTGATACTACAACAGCTTTTCCAGTTGCCTTAAACTTTTTCAATTCACGATAAATTGCATCTGAAGCAGCAGAACTGCCTCCAGGACTATTAACTCTTAACAATAAGCCTTTAATTGTATCATCTTTTTTAGCTTTATTTATTTGAGCCATAATACGTCCAGAACTAGAAACAGGGCTAGAAAACATTCCACCATTATCTCCCCCAACTATAGGACCTGAAATATTTATAACAGCTATATTATCTACACCTTTAGTATCTGGATTAATAATATTAGAAACAAATAGATAAATAGCACCAACTACAATCATTAAAAAAACTATACTAGCTATTAAAAAAAATAATATAATTTTTTTTACACTTATATTCATATTCTCCCCCTTTTTATACATATTATTTAACTATTAAACTAACCAAATTATCTTTTATTTATTAAAGTTAGATATTTAATATAAAAATACCTTTTTATTTATTAAATAATAAAAAATAAAGGAAGATCTTATTTAAATAAGATCTTCCTTTATTTAAGTTTCTGGCAGTG
Above is a window of Orenia marismortui DSM 5156 DNA encoding:
- the sppA gene encoding signal peptide peptidase SppA; translation: MNISVKKIILFFLIASIVFLMIVVGAIYLFVSNIINPDTKGVDNIAVINISGPIVGGDNGGMFSSPVSSSGRIMAQINKAKKDDTIKGLLLRVNSPGGSSAASDAIYRELKKFKATGKAVVVSMGDMAASGGYYVSMASDKIYANPATMTGSIGVIMQFTNLEELYNKVGIDYITIKSRKYKDLGNPDREMNEEEREILQTMVEGVYQQFVNVVIEGRDMEEKIVKKLADGRVYSGEQAKSLGLVDELGNFYDAVDYLAELVGIEGEPNLVYYNQLSPIERLLSSFNEGLSNKLLNTFLGMENNFKNNKLGFYYR